The genomic interval GCTTGGATGTGTAGACATCATCCGGCGCCATGTCACTGTTGGATAGAGTTGTGAAGAATTGGCCTCGCTCCACATCATAGCGCATGTCTGGTAAGTAACGCCAAGAATTACCACCATCTATACTTTTAGAAATCAAGGAGTATTGAATGGTTCCCAGCAAAAGATCTGGATTGATGGAGTGCCAAAGTGTTTCAAATCCGTCGCCGCTGAGCCGATGTTCCCATTGACTATTCGCCTCTGGCTCAGACATCGACTGCTGAGTACCATTGTCCTGTGTCCCTCCTATGTAGACGTGTGATCCTGGCCTCTTTGCGATGCCGTAGAACTGGGAAGTATTGTAACCCGATCCATTTTTATCCAACTCCTCAAAAAAGCGCCCATTATCTCTGGAAACCGCTACGCCGCCATCATTGGCGTTATAGACCCAAAACCTCTCATTTACGGAATCAACCACAACTGGCATTATGACATGATGGTCCACATGGGTCGAATAGTCTATGTCAATCTCGGAGTCGGTAGTTCGTGTGGGCATGTTGGAGCTGGTTATCCTATCCGAGATCAGAATACGATGCAGGCGAAAGCCGCCCACGAACACCGTGTTCGGCTGAAACGGGTGGACGGCAAGTGAATTGTGCCAATGCCCTCTACCCTCAGTCCAGTCTATCGCTTCGTCGTCTACAGTAAGAACCCAACTGATTCCGCCGTCAAGACTTTTGTAGAGATCTATGGTCCCAGAATCATAGGATGCTGCATAGGCAATATTCGGATCAGAGGGCGAATAGGCTAATTCGGTCTTCATTGAAGGGGGCACGGAGAAGGATGGATCCGTCGGCTGCCATGTAAGTCCCGCATCGAGGGAATAGAAAGTAGATCCAGTGTAGTAGCCTCTTGCGGCAATCTGTATATTGAAATTGCCCGGTTGTGCTTGCAAAGCCATAACGGGTAGTCCAGAACGAAGGTCGCCGCAACAGACTTTTTTCCAGGTTATGCCACCATCAGACGTACGAAATACACCAGATGTGGTGGCAGCCATGACTACATTGTAGTTCATTGGATCAACCAGTAAGCGGTACACAGAGCGGAATTCACCATTCCCTTGCGTTGACCTGAGATGCTCCCATGTTGCGCCTCGGTCACTGGACCGAAAGATTCCCATTCCGGTCACCGGCTCACGCCAAAGTCGTGCACCGGTGCCAAAGTAGATTATATCGTGATTACTCTCCGCCATCGCCAAACTGGTGACAGCCAAAGAGGGTAAATGATCGGTTTGGGGCTGCCATGAACGACCGCCGTCCGTGGTTTTCCATAAACCGCCAGATACAGAACCTGCCCAAATAGTTTCACGATTTGGGTCATCCGGGTCTACGATGAGTGCACGTGTACGACCTCCGACATTTCCAGGGCCACGTTCAATCCAATTGAGTGATTCAGTTGTCTTAGCGGCCATTAGTGCTTTATTAAATTCCGTCATTCGATACCCAACCGGGTACTCATTGGTACCATTTACAGTAGTCCGGATTAGGCGGTGATATTCGGCATATTCATCTGGGTAGCCCTCCTCAGCAGAGATTTGTGCCGCTTCGGGAAATGAGGTTCCATCGGAATTCCCCCCTACTACACCAGGACGATTCAATAAAGGACCGTAGAGAACGATGATTACTATGAGTAGCACAATTCCCGCAATCACGGAACTGGTCAGTAGGGAGAATCTCATTGAACTATCACGACATAGGTTAGAACCTGATGTTCTCAACCGATTGGAACGTGGATTTAAGTTGATGTTTTTCATTAGACCCCGTATGTGAAGAATTTCTAACGGGACAAGTTTGAATATTGAATTTAGGCGAATTCATTATCCGTGTATATGCCGTTCAGGAGGAGAAACGGAGAAAGATGCATACCGAATCCGCGTTTTCTTGGATCAAGTGGTGGAGATGGGTGGAATTGGGAGTGACTGTCCAACTCAGGATTTTGATAAGAGGGATTGCAGTCAATTAGGATGCTGTATTGCATTGAGAGGTTCAGCGGACGACTATGAAACGTCCTGTATGTGTGTCTTGAACACCCTCAGTCGAGACAATTTGCACCCTGTAAACATACATTCCCGATGGCAGATCGGCTCCGTTAAAGTCAACACCTTGGCTCCAGCCCGCCGGAATTGTCTGGGCGGGAATTCGTCGCATGAGTCTTCCGGCTACATCCAGTACTTCCACGGATATTTTGGCTTTGGAGGGTAGATCAAACATGATCCGGGTGGAGCGCTTGAAGGGATTGGGGTAATTACTTTTCAAAGCGAACGTAGTGGGTAGAGTCTCAGTTTGTATACTCACAGGAGAATAGATCATCAAGCTGAACTGCAATGTATCGGCAGACCCGTTCACATCGATGGCAAAGTACGTGTATTGTGTATTATCGGTGACGAAAAAAGGAGTCCCAGTGATGGTAAGTGTGGAATCAGCAAAAGAGAGGTCAGATGGAAGCTTGGGATGGAGATTATAGATCACTGGCGCGGTCCCTCCCGTTGCAGCGGGCAATATGATTGGAGAAATGGGAGTCGCGCGGGGAAACGAGTAATCTGTTACGGTGGACTGGAATTGGACCGCGCCTGCAACTGAGATTTCAAAGTCCAGATAGATGGGCCTGGAATCGGTATCCAAAGCTGTATATGTGTAGGTAGTCCTATCCATAGGAGTGGTCGGGGTACCGGAAAGGATCCGCGTGGTCGCATCAAAGCTTAAGCCTGCTGGCGGAGACGGATCCAGAGTGTACGTCATCGGAGGCTGTCCTCCGATTGCTTCTGGAAGCTGGATTGGAGTGAAGGGGACTCCGACAGTCAAGAATTGGGTGGCAACTTCAGATTCAAAACCTGCAACCGAGATTTCAAACTCCAGATGGATGGTCCTGGAGTAAGTATCCACAGCTGTATATGTGTAGGGAGTGATCTCCATAGGAGTGGTCGGGGTACCGGAAAGGATCCGCGTGGTCGCATCAAAGCTTAAGCCTGCTGGCGGAGACGGATCCAGAGTGTACGTCATCGGAGGCTGTCCTNNNNNNNNNNGCTTAAGCCTGCTGGCGGAGACGGATCCAGAGTGTACGTCATCGGAGGCTGTCCTAAGATTGCTTCTGGAAGCTGGATTGGAGTGAGGGGGACTCCGACAGTCAAGAATTGGGTGGCAACTGCAGACTCGAAGCGAATTAATTTCTCTGGATCAGGCATCAACATGCCACTAGCGACAACCTCCCACTCGAAAAAATCGCGGTTGTCTGCCTTGTGAACGAACACACTGTTGAATGCAGAAATAAGGCTATCGGTAGCATGATTATCGATCATGTACTGATACAGATCGTCGAAGGGGCCATAGACCGTCTGCTCCCCGCCCAAGAACGATAGAAAACCCTCTCCAAACTTTTTGAACTTCTCGCACGAATAGAGATAATTGGCCTGCTCAACTTTGTTCTCGACCATGTTATTGATAGAGTATTCGTAACGGATCCTTTGTAGGTCAATTCTGTCCTTGAGTGCATCGACAAGGTTTCGGTTGATAGCAAAGAGGGTGTGGTATTGAAGTTCTGGTGTGACTTGGCCCCACTTGTCAGGGGTCCATTCGTCCATCCTATAGCCGCCGTTTAGCAGATCCGACGCGATGTAATATCGCGAATACTGGCAGAAATTATCCTAGTCGGTAAAGCTTCCCTTGTTACAAGGTCCTCCCATGTCTATGACCCCCAAAGGTTGACCAATTGACTTCGTCCAGTGGTCCAGAAATTCGGCTGCATCGTTACCGTGCATAGACCCCGCGAATAGATTTCCACCGGGTGCTCCATGTCCACTATACATCAAATGGTGGTCCGAGTCTGGATGTTCGCTTGATAACAAAGATGCGATATCCATGAATGCAGACTTCAAGAATTCGCTTCTCTCAGAAGGGTAACCCAATTCCGGCAATCCAGTGTACTGTCTCAGTCGAAATTGCTCACGATAGGCTATTTTCTGTTCGTCGCTAACATCGCCCGCCAATCCGTAAAGAGGATCGTATTCATTTGGAAATGCATACAAATGTACCGTAGAGATCTCTTCCCATATGGCTACCTCATAGAACTTAAGAGCATTGCTTTCCTTCCGCTCAGCAGCTGACGTCCAGCCGCCTGTCGAAGCATAGGGCATCCAATCCGTCGTGACGCGAACAACTCGCAGTATTACATTATGACTTGTAGCCTGTCCCAAAGTGGATATGGTAGGAAAAACGAGGAGCGGAAGCAACGAGATCAGTCGTATCATAGTAACTAGAGGTGGTTTATCCCTACAATTTTTCTGTGCTTTGGGCCTACAGCACTCGCCTTCATTTATGCAAATAAAAGTGGCATCGTTTGAACCATTTCATTTTTTGTAGATCTGCCCTGTGTGTGACGGATTGGAATTCAGTAAGACTGATTGATCTGGTTCTTCACAAGAACCGATGGCCACACGGCATTCGCCTTGTGAACATTGTCCAGCCAGAAGGTCGCTATGGACAGGAACTCTGACTAAGATAGTAATATTTCAAGTACTTTTTTCGTAATTCTATTTTTTATCTGTTGCATGATGGGAAATACTTGTTATATTACTGTTCATTCATGATCGATTGCATCTTCGAGCCAGAGTATTGAAAAATCACGATCACTTTATCGGCCGGCGCATGGCGCGAGATCCGAATGCTTCTTTCAAAACAAATCGAGATGGGGCGAATAACTAAATCCGAGGGATCTACGAAAAGGCAGGCAATTGAACCTCCCCCTGCATCTTATTAGAGATGTCTTAACCAAGTACTCTGTTGTAGTGAGGCCTCGCACTCTTTCAGTATGCCTCGCAGTTCCTCATCAGTCCGCTGTGGGGACCCAATTTTCTGGCTATTGAGGTCCCTGTTTGTACCCTACCAACCTGCTGTTAGCTTGAAAATATCAGCCGCTCATGGCCTCAGCTCTGGTAGCCGAGGCTTCTTCATATAAACTTGCTCGGTATCTGAGAGAGCAATTTCGATCAGGCCCTACATAGGTCTTTTCAAGGACTGATTATCTGACCCAGGATCAACAATCCGAAGGGATGAAGACGCTTTTGAGGATTCACCCCACGCTATGCCTTCCGTTCCCAAGGTGGGTGTTCTGGAAGCCTTTCCCTCAGCTCACTGATCAGTCCTTGTTCGTAAGAGCCTTGATACTCGCAGGCAAAGAACCGGTCGAGTGCTTCATGCTGAAGCCGCTCCCAAGAAGATTCTTCCTCGCCCGGCAGGACTGGATAAAAGCATGCTTCCACACTCTTCGCAGCCCGATAGTCACTGAATGCATCCCCAATCATAAGCATATGATCAGAAGCGTACTGACTGCCTGCTAAGGTAGATAGCTGATGGGATTTGGAGCCCATCTCCTGGCCTGCAATCACCTGTACATACTCTGACAGCCCATGCTCGCCCCATTCCCGGTGCAGAGCATCTACTGGCGTGCTGGAAGCAACCATCATATCCGCCTGGTTCGTGGCTTTTGAAAGCACGTCATGCACATAAGGGAATGGTGGAACCCCATGCACCATCTCCGTCACTGCCTGATTGACTGCTTCACTCCAAGCTAATGCATCCACCAGCGCAGGAATCCGCTCGGCAGCATCGGCGAGTGCGGGGTTCCCCAATTTTGGTTTTGTATGTATCCAGTCCCTGAGTTCTTCCAGAACCGGAATAGTCACCCCGCGACGGAGAACTTCTGGACGCGTACGCAACTGGTCAATGACCCGCACCAGTGCAGGAAAGCGGTTCATGCCCCGGTCAACAGAATACAGATTCACAAACTCCCACGAATCCCTGACAAATTTGCTGACTGCCTGCAAACCATAGTGACGAATCGTAACCGGGCAGAAGCACTCCTTATGTTTCACCTCCATTGTGTCAAAGACACAACCATCCGAGTCAATCGCAATCAAGAAATCCTTGCTCTTTTCCAATGACGCAAACGGGGCTCCCATCTGGATGACCTCAATCAGGTTGGATCCTATAACGATTCTTGAGCAGGGACAAACTGTCGCAAATAGGTCACACTTTGTCTCAAAGCGGCGATCCGCGATTCCAGAGATCCCTCATAGGCTCGATCTTCAACTTCAACGCAGACGGCTCCATTGTATCCTGCATCCGTGAGAAAGGAGAAAAACTTCCCCCAATCTACATCTCCCAACCCAGGCAATTTGGGAGTGTGGAAAGAATTCGGTACGGACAGTATCCCAACTTCGTTGAGACGATTCTGGTCAAGCCGAACATCTTTGGCATGAATATGAAAGAGACGATCAGCAAACGTGCGGATCGGCTCGAACGCATCCATCTGCTGCCATATCATGTGAGACGGATCGTAATTGAGCCCGATGGCGCTGCTGTCCAGATCATTAAAGAGCCGACGCCAGATTGCAGGCGAGTAGGCGATATTTTTGCCTGAGGGCCATTCATCATTAGTGAAATACATCGGGCAGTTTTCGATCCCAATGCGAATCTGCCGCTCTTCTGCATAGGTGACAAGTGGCTTCCACACTTCCATGACCTGGGGCCAATTATCCTCAACAGAGCGATGCCAATCACGCCCGATAAATGTATTGACCGTGTCCAGCTTAAGCAGTACGGCCGCATCTATCAAATGTCGGATCTGTGAGATCGAAACTTTCGCCTCCTCCGGATCAGGAGACAGTGGGTTTGGATAATAGCCCAGAGCGCTGATTGCGACACCAGATTCAGAACTCAAAGTTTGAAGCGTTTGTGCTTCCTTTCGACCCAGCGACTGAACATCTACGTGCGTAACACCCGCATAGCGCCGCGTCGCCTTCCCTTTTGGCCAACACATTAACTCAACGCAATCATAGGACAGCTCTGAGGCAAGAGAAAAAACTTCTTCGACCGATAATTCAGGCACAATCGCACTAACAAATCCGAGATGCATAGTCTACGCAGGTAAATGACTCCCGAAAGGTAAGGAAATAGAGATTATCACCGCGTCTTTCATCGATTCCCTCAGTCTCTCTTTGTAACCGCACAAAAATCTTTAAACCGACCCTGTGTGATCGGAATATTGAATACAAGTCCTATTACACTTGACCAGCCGCGCAAAAAATAATACCAGCCATCCTCCACAATCAATGACTTTGCCTGCGACTGCTTCCTCGCCTGGTGAAGAAAGGGACGCTCCCCTCGATAATTGAGCTCCCACACGACTCCATCAACGGGAAAACGAACAGCATCTGTGACGGGAGACCCCGGCACATCTTTCCCCATTCCCGTCGCATTGATCACCATCGAGCCTGACGGAAGCTTAGAGACAAGCTGATCGCACACCTGCGGCTGGCTTGAGTGAATAAATTCTACGGTGATTTTCCCTGAATCAAGCTGCCCGGCAATCCGGGCACAGTGATCAAGATTGTCTGTACGCTTTTCCACCACCTGAACAAAGGAAGGGGCATTCACTGCCTGTTGCAGCACATGTACCAAAAGAGCCACACATGCCCCTCCTCCTCCAAGTACTAAAATTCCCGCTCTTTCATTGAGGCTCCACCAATTTGGGGGCAGGAAATCTGCCATGGCCAACCCACAATTTTCAGGATCCACCGCATCTCCCCACAACTCTCCCTCGCGCTTGTACAGTGCTGAGACCTCCCCGGTCAGCTCAGAGGCAGGCGTATATCGATCAATCAATTCACCCGCTGCACGTACGACGGATAGTTTATGGGACGTAACCAACGCGCCATAAACCTTAGGATCCTGCTTGAGGCGTTGAACCGCTTGACGATGAGGTTCCAGCGTCTGGTCAATGGGCAGATTTACGCCTCGCAGGTTAGCCTCCTGGATCCCAAGTGCCTGTGCCCAGACAGGAAATAGGCGCAAAGACATGGAGCCCTCTGTGTGGACTCCAAAAAATTCCATGACCCTCCTATTTTCATTTTCTGTCATTTCGATATATTGAGGTGCCCGATCCTGCTGAATTATGCAGTTCTTACGCCTTTCCCTAATTCTGTTTCTTTTTCTCGCATTTAATTCCCTTCAAAAGGATTCTCCAGACTACGACACCCTCCAATTGCCAAACCGGCCGAATATTCTGTGGATCGTGGCCGAAGACATGAGCCCCACGATCCCTGCATATGGGGATTCAACCATTCAAACTCCTAATCTTGACCGACTTTTCAATGACGGGGTGCGATATACACGCATGTTTTCTGTATCGGGGGTTTGTGCCCCTAGCCGCTTCTCTATTGCAACCGGCATTTACACGACGCGCGGAGGTGCACAGCATATGCGCACCTCTTCCCGCCCGGAGTATATGGAACAGATCGGCGTCATCCCCTACGAAGCCACCCCCGATCCACCCGTACGCATGATGAGTGAGGTGATGCGTGAAAACGGCTACTATACAACGAACAACAGTAAACAGGATTATCAATTTAAGGCACCCGTGATGGCTTGGGACGAGAATAGCCGTCAAGCTCACTGGAAGAATCGCCCCGAGAATTTGCCTTTCTTCTCGGTAATCAACATTGGCGTGACGCATGAATCCCAGATCTGGGTACGGGCAAATGATTCTCTTTTGATTCCATCTGACTTAGAGGTACCTATTCCCCCGTATCTGCCGAACACCGAATTGGTTCGTGCAGATGTGCGGCGGATGTACTCGAATATTCTGCTCCTGGATGCTCGTGTCGGAGCGATCCTAGATGAACTGGAAGCTGACGGTTTACTAGAAGAAACCATCGTCATGTTTTATTCTGATCATGGTGGACCCCTCCCCCGGCAAAAACGTCAGCTTTATGACTCAGGACTGCATGTTCCATTGGCGATCCGGTTTCCAGATCGACAACTCGCGGGGTTGACAGATGAACAGCTAATCAGCTTTGTTGATCTGGCACCTACCGTCTTTTCTTTGACTGGAGCCCCCATGCCGGATTATCTGGACGGAAAGGCATTCCTAGGCAATCAGCGTGCGGAGATGCCCAGGCAGTTTATCCATGCTGCTGCCGATCGGTTTGATGCCGAGTATGACACCAAACGGGCAGTCAGAGATCATCGGTTCAAATACATCCGAAATCTACAGCCTGATCGCGGCTATTATCTGCCCGTTACCTACCGGGAGCAGATGGCAACGATGCAAGAACTGCTCCGCTTGCGTGATGCCGGAGAGCTTGATGAATTCCAGTCTCAATGGTTTCGGAGTTCCAAACCCGAAGAAGAGCTTTTTGATACCGACGAAGACCCGCATGAGCTCTTTAACCTTGCAGACGACCCCGCCCATACGGAGCAGTTGGTCATAATGCGTACCGAATTAGACCATTGGATGAGCGATACTTCGGACCCTGGTACAATGGACGAAATGGATTTTGTCGCTTCGCAGTGGCCCGGCCACATACAACCCCAAAGCTCTGCCGTGTCTATTGAATTGACCTCCGATGGAGCGAATATCACACGTGCAACCGACGACTCGCTGCACTATAGGATCACCCTTAATACAGATCATACGGACTCTGTACAACTGCGTTTGACGACCGCGACTGAAGGGGCATCTATTGGTTATCAGACTCTAGAACCTAGTGCAACCATAGCAGATCGCTGGCTATTGTACACATCGCCGGTCACGCTTCCTCCAAATCATACCCTAAAGGCCGTCGCACATCGTATCGGATACGCTCCCAGCGGTATCGTCACGGTGGGGAATAATCTAAAGTAGTTTACAGCGAAACCCAGAATGGTCTGCCCTGCCGGACCGTGATGCTGCACGCTTCAATGGGCATATCAATCCGCTGCACAACAGGGTTGAACAGTGATCTGCTCCCATGGTCTATGGCTGGTTCGCTGTCATCTTCTTTACACTACAACCACACCCCGTAAAATTTATCGCGGTATACCACGCCAATCGTAGTATTGATTTTGCTAATACACCACTGGCAAACAAGAATAAATAATGCAACTTCCGACCCTTGAACAGTTGCCAGAATTAGAATCCAGCCTACCAATTCAGTTGCTCAGTATGAATCGTCCTCTAAACAGAGTAATGTGGAATAGTGAAATGAAATCCATACCAAGCAAGACATCATAATTAGGGGGTTGAAAAGGAAGTTGAAAAACATCCATATCCTTCCCTTGAAGATATGCACTCTGATATTGCCCTCCACCTTTAAGTTGAACATTCGTGGCAATTGGGATGTCTATTCTTACATGAAACTTAGGAACATTTATATGCTGTCCACTTGCGGGAACTATAGTTCCTGTTCCAATCTGCATTAATCCCAGAGTTTGTGGAACTTTGGGAGACAGCGATGTCAGTTGTGCGCCTGTATCTAGGAGGGCTACAAACCCTGCATTATTGTTGGGCAGATTAGAGTTTGGAATGGAAACTTAGACAGTTAGGAGTGGCTGGTTATTTTGAATTGTTGATTCAAAGGAGGGCATTGGCTATTTCTGAGGAAGACAGAGTGTAAATATGCCGAGATGCATGGGCTTCTGCCCTACCAATTCAGTTGTAAACTCACCAAGTCCAAATTTTTCACACCCCACCGCGTAGGCATCGGAACTGGTATCGTAAATTCCAACAATCTCGCCATTGTGCATCAGAACACATTTGCCAAAGTGATCCAATTCCATTTGCGCCTGCACTGCTTGGTACGCATCGCGGTTTGTTTTAGCTTCTTTGCTGATCTCAATTTCCATGTCTCAGAAAGTAGTTAGATAGAGTACATATAGATCTACATCCGTGTTTCAACGATCATGCCCTTGACCAATCAAAAGCCAGACGTTTGGCGATTGACAAAATCCAAAACACAAGCACAAGATCAATGCACCGCCCAGACTTTGGACAATGAAACAAGAATTATGTTTCGCTACGGGTATACGGGCGATTGGTTCTGATCAACGACAACGACAATGGAGCCAGATCCTATGCAGGTAGTCAACCAGGTAGGGCGGAAGCGTCATCGGTTGCCCCGTCCGGGGGTGCCCAGAGGGGTATATGAGAGTAACCGCCCATTCAACCAGGGCGGTTACTTGATCCGTCACGGATTCCGGGGGCGTGATAGCCGGCTCACGTTCCTTTGTCTCCCGTTCCCGGCGTTCCCGATCCCGTCTTTGGCGGTATTGATCCCGCTGATAGGCGTTCCGTATAGGGCCGGGTTTCAGGGGCATCGGTTATATTCATAAACAGGGTTCAAAATTGCGATCTACTACCGCGGGATACGTGACCCCGCTAGTCCCCACCGCTCACAGGATCCTGTTTACTCATCATCATCGGAGGGAAGGTATGATTCCAGGCTATCAACTTTTGCCATAGTCAGTTCCGCTACATCTAACAGCGCCGAAACATCACGACCGCGAGAAAGAAAATATTCCGCAGTCTGAGAGTTTATGTCTAATATTGTTGCATACGTTGCTAGTAGTTCCACACGGGTTGCGCTCAGTTGCATTGTACACGCCACGGCGTTAGCTTGAGCCTCCACCAGCTCCGCTTCTACTTCCAGCAATTCAAGTCGCGCTGGCCCCGGAACTCTATACAACTCAAACGAAAGCAGCACGATCACAAAAAGGCTGCACACAGCAACAATAAAGCATCCACGTTTCCAATTCATTTATTCAATCGGATTGTCTGTACATATAGGAAGATCCAGAAAACGGCCGTTTTGGGCGCGGATCAACCGCCGGGGCGAAACATAACCGGTATTACGTTGCATTGGAGGCATCCTCACATACCCTCGTTATATGATCTAGGGGACAAGAAAAGAGAGCAATAAAAGCAAGAACCCAGTCACCCCTAACAACCATCCCCAACGCACTGCAGCCTTGTTATCATAATCCCAAAATACGGCATACCCAGAAAAAGCCATCCCGCAAACCACAAAAAAAAGCCCCATTAGCACCAGACCCATATACATCTATCACCCCCCTTTTCCCGTTTCCAAATAAACCATCATAGCGGCCATTTCATCAATGAATGACTCGGTATCGGCCTTCAAATTGATCCAGATGAAGGCAGCACAGCACTCGGCCGTCACAATCAGGTGACGGTAGAACCTCGGAAGATCATAGGGCGACTCAATGGATTCAGACAACCGCTCTTGTTCGGCACAAAGCCTGTCGTGCGCCGCCCCTACTTCCTCCAGAGTCCATTCCCGGATTTGGTCGATCTTGGACTGGACAATCAACTCAATCCAGGGGGGCATTTCCGGTAGATCGTGATCACTCATGGCCGTTTGTAGTATTCCGATTTCCCCAAGATCGTGACCCGGTATTTTCCCTCCCCCGGATCGCATTCAGTAAACTCGTTTGGACACTTGCCGCCGACACAGTTCTTAAGAGCATCGGAAGCCTTATTCCAGTTGTTACAGCCCACGATCTCCCAGTTGCCCCCCTTGAGTTTCTCAACTAAATACCTTGCATTCGTCATTTTCCCCTTCGGTTCACTCATCTCACCGGATTTTGACCCCCGTTCCCTCGCCATACGTTGCGATCACTTCGTTCGTATGCACGTCACGCGGTTTCATGGTGATCAGCTGCGGCAACCCCATCCTTGATTCGGGTAATGGACGCATTCGTTGTAAATGGCGATCCAATAGATTAGCTTTTGTTTGGTATCGTATTCTGCCTGCGCCCATACGCTACGCCAGATCGAACTCCGGTTGATCTTTACGGGAGCGTACTCGTACGCAGCCCACAGTATCAGAGGATCTGACTCCATCCCAGTCTGCAAGGGCAGCAGACACATTCCAACACCAACACACGCACCAGCTTCACATGCTGATGCACTTCCGCCTTAAGCCCCTCAGGGCTTCTTCCTCAATCGTATTAGCTCTTAAGTGACCACCAAGACTCCCTGCATAAGTGCA from Rhodothermaceae bacterium carries:
- a CDS encoding T9SS type A sorting domain-containing protein — its product is MTYTLDPSPPAGLSFDATTRILSGTPTTPMEITPYTYTAVDTYSRTIHLEFEISVAGFESEVATQFLTVGVPFTPIQLPEAIGGQPPMTYTLDPSPPAGLSFDATTRILSGTPTTPMDRTTYTYTALDTDSRPIYLDFEISVAGAVQFQSTVTDYSFPRATPISPIILPAATGGTAPVIYNLHPKLPSDLSFADSTLTITGTPFFVTDNTQYTYFAIDVNGSADTLQFSLMIYSPVSIQTETLPTTFALKSNYPNPFKRSTRIMFDLPSKAKISVEVLDVAGRLMRRIPAQTIPAGWSQGVDFNGADLPSGMYVYRVQIVSTEGVQDTHTGRFIVVR
- a CDS encoding sulfatase-like hydrolase/transferase, translating into MQFLRLSLILFLFLAFNSLQKDSPDYDTLQLPNRPNILWIVAEDMSPTIPAYGDSTIQTPNLDRLFNDGVRYTRMFSVSGVCAPSRFSIATGIYTTRGGAQHMRTSSRPEYMEQIGVIPYEATPDPPVRMMSEVMRENGYYTTNNSKQDYQFKAPVMAWDENSRQAHWKNRPENLPFFSVINIGVTHESQIWVRANDSLLIPSDLEVPIPPYLPNTELVRADVRRMYSNILLLDARVGAILDELEADGLLEETIVMFYSDHGGPLPRQKRQLYDSGLHVPLAIRFPDRQLAGLTDEQLISFVDLAPTVFSLTGAPMPDYLDGKAFLGNQRAEMPRQFIHAAADRFDAEYDTKRAVRDHRFKYIRNLQPDRGYYLPVTYREQMATMQELLRLRDAGELDEFQSQWFRSSKPEEELFDTDEDPHELFNLADDPAHTEQLVIMRTELDHWMSDTSDPGTMDEMDFVASQWPGHIQPQSSAVSIELTSDGANITRATDDSLHYRITLNTDHTDSVQLRLTTATEGASIGYQTLEPSATIADRWLLYTSPVTLPPNHTLKAVAHRIGYAPSGIVTVGNNLK
- a CDS encoding shikimate dehydrogenase, whose protein sequence is MEFFGVHTEGSMSLRLFPVWAQALGIQEANLRGVNLPIDQTLEPHRQAVQRLKQDPKVYGALVTSHKLSVVRAAGELIDRYTPASELTGEVSALYKREGELWGDAVDPENCGLAMADFLPPNWWSLNERAGILVLGGGGACVALLVHVLQQAVNAPSFVQVVEKRTDNLDHCARIAGQLDSGKITVEFIHSSQPQVCDQLVSKLPSGSMVINATGMGKDVPGSPVTDAVRFPVDGVVWELNYRGERPFLHQARKQSQAKSLIVEDGWYYFLRGWSSVIGLVFNIPITQGRFKDFCAVTKRD
- a CDS encoding sugar phosphate isomerase/epimerase, encoding MHLGFVSAIVPELSVEEVFSLASELSYDCVELMCWPKGKATRRYAGVTHVDVQSLGRKEAQTLQTLSSESGVAISALGYYPNPLSPDPEEAKVSISQIRHLIDAAVLLKLDTVNTFIGRDWHRSVEDNWPQVMEVWKPLVTYAEERQIRIGIENCPMYFTNDEWPSGKNIAYSPAIWRRLFNDLDSSAIGLNYDPSHMIWQQMDAFEPIRTFADRLFHIHAKDVRLDQNRLNEVGILSVPNSFHTPKLPGLGDVDWGKFFSFLTDAGYNGAVCVEVEDRAYEGSLESRIAALRQSVTYLRQFVPAQESL
- a CDS encoding HAD hydrolase-like protein; its protein translation is MGAPFASLEKSKDFLIAIDSDGCVFDTMEVKHKECFCPVTIRHYGLQAVSKFVRDSWEFVNLYSVDRGMNRFPALVRVIDQLRTRPEVLRRGVTIPVLEELRDWIHTKPKLGNPALADAAERIPALVDALAWSEAVNQAVTEMVHGVPPFPYVHDVLSKATNQADMMVASSTPVDALHREWGEHGLSEYVQVIAGQEMGSKSHQLSTLAGSQYASDHMLMIGDAFSDYRAAKSVEACFYPVLPGEEESSWERLQHEALDRFFACEYQGSYEQGLISELRERLPEHPPWERKA